A single Rubrivivax gelatinosus IL144 DNA region contains:
- a CDS encoding THUMP domain-containing class I SAM-dependent RNA methyltransferase, whose amino-acid sequence MTVSLFLPCAGGVEPLLAEEAARITGRPTEATRGGVWVDGDAAAAMALNLESRLAQRVLWPLIDGPYRDEHELYELARRVRWGDWITPRQTLRVDVAAQRSPLKSLNFAALRVKDAVCDSLRESAGERPSVDTRHPDLSLQLYVGPEHATLYADTSGEALFKRGWRDERAGGVKGEAPLKETLAAAMLAAAGWQGREEDGALLDPCCGAGTIAIEAAQIACGIAPGIKRRFAFERLLPFRDQLGAWRELQQAARERVHAPAVELFAGDVSFRMTDFAARNAANAGVGQAIAFKTADALQRPAPAERGTLMLNPPYGERIAPKGSGAARAEASAGGAREGFDGGGSSAEFFGALAGHWKRRYAGWTAWVLSPEMKLPSLMRLKESRRVPMWNGPIECRLFRFDMVAGSNKEAE is encoded by the coding sequence ATGACCGTTTCGCTGTTCCTTCCGTGCGCCGGCGGCGTCGAACCGCTGCTGGCCGAGGAGGCCGCCCGCATCACCGGCCGGCCGACCGAAGCCACGCGCGGCGGCGTCTGGGTCGACGGCGACGCCGCCGCGGCGATGGCGCTGAACCTGGAGAGCCGGCTCGCCCAGCGTGTGCTATGGCCGCTGATCGACGGCCCCTACCGCGACGAGCACGAGCTCTACGAACTCGCGCGCCGCGTGCGCTGGGGCGACTGGATCACGCCGCGCCAGACGCTGCGTGTCGACGTCGCCGCCCAGCGTTCGCCGCTGAAGAGCCTGAACTTCGCCGCGCTGCGCGTGAAGGACGCCGTCTGCGACAGCCTGCGCGAGAGCGCCGGCGAACGGCCCAGCGTCGACACCCGCCACCCCGACCTGTCGCTGCAGCTGTACGTCGGCCCCGAGCACGCGACGCTGTACGCCGACACCTCGGGCGAGGCGCTGTTCAAGCGCGGCTGGCGCGACGAGCGCGCCGGCGGCGTCAAGGGCGAGGCGCCGCTGAAGGAGACGCTGGCCGCGGCAATGCTGGCCGCCGCCGGCTGGCAGGGCCGCGAGGAGGACGGCGCGCTGCTCGACCCCTGCTGCGGCGCCGGCACGATCGCCATCGAGGCCGCGCAGATCGCCTGCGGCATCGCCCCGGGCATCAAGCGCCGCTTCGCCTTCGAGCGCCTGCTGCCCTTTCGCGACCAGCTCGGCGCCTGGCGCGAGCTGCAGCAGGCTGCACGCGAGCGCGTGCACGCGCCGGCCGTCGAGCTCTTCGCCGGCGACGTCAGCTTTCGCATGACCGACTTCGCGGCGCGCAACGCCGCCAACGCCGGCGTCGGCCAGGCCATCGCCTTCAAGACCGCCGACGCGCTGCAGCGGCCGGCGCCGGCCGAACGCGGCACGCTGATGCTCAACCCGCCGTACGGCGAACGCATCGCGCCCAAGGGCAGCGGCGCCGCACGCGCCGAAGCCTCGGCAGGCGGCGCGCGCGAAGGCTTCGACGGCGGCGGTTCGTCGGCCGAGTTCTTCGGCGCGCTGGCCGGCCACTGGAAACGCCGCTACGCCGGCTGGACGGCCTGGGTGCTGAGCCCGGAGATGAAGCTGCCCTCGCTGATGCGGCTGAAGGAAAGCCGGCGCGTGCCGATGTGGAACGGGCCCATCGAATGCCGGCTGTTCCGCTTCGACATGGTCGCCGGCTCGAACAAGGAGGCCGAATGA